Proteins from a genomic interval of Chanos chanos chromosome 3, fChaCha1.1, whole genome shotgun sequence:
- the her12 gene encoding hairy-related 12 has protein sequence MAPYSTTFSTTDNLRFTEKDKIKLRKPIVEKMRRDRINGCIDQLKKLLEKEFLSQDPNTKLEKADILEMTVNFLRQQQQQQTAFTQRDFNEGYSHCWRESVHFLSIHSKRGASIQDLQHFQHVQTANSGYSSTRPVTSKKGPAAQQDLGSRRLVWRPW, from the exons ATGGCACCCTACTCAACTACTTTCTCCACTACTGACAACCTGAGGTTCACCGAAAAGGACAAAATCAAG TTGAGGAAACCAATTGTGGAAAAGATGCGCAGAGACCGCATCAATGGCTGTATTGATCAGCTCAAAAAACTTCTAGAAAAGGAATTCCTCAGTCAAGATCCCAACACTAAGCTGGAAAAAGCAGACATTCTGGAGATGACTGTGAACTTCCTGagacaacagcagcagcagcaaacagCATTCACCCAGAGGGATTTTAATGAAGGTTACTCTCATTGCtggagagaatctgtccatttcCTCTCCATCCACTCTAAAAGAGGAGCATCTATTCAGGACCTTCAGCATTTCCAACACGTCCAGACAGCCAACTCAGGTTATTCCTCTACACGGCCTGTTACCTCCAAAAAGGGCCCGGCTGCCCAGCAAGATCTTGGGAGCAGGAGACTTGTCTGGAGACCTTGGTAA